A region of Streptomyces halobius DNA encodes the following proteins:
- the pgsA gene encoding phosphatidylinositol phosphate synthase — MLNKYARAFFTRVLTPFAALLIRIGVSPDVVTLVGTGGVVAGALIFYPQGEFFWGTIVITLFVFSDLVDGNMARQLGRSSRWGAFLDSTLDRVADSAIFGGLALWYAGRGDSLTLCAIAIFCLASGQVVSYTKARGEAIGLPVNVNGLVERAERLVVTLVACGFSGLAKFGVPGIHVLLPIALWIVAIGSTVTLGQRVVTVRRESAEADAIAQGGNGA; from the coding sequence ATGCTGAACAAGTACGCGCGTGCGTTCTTCACGCGTGTTCTCACGCCGTTCGCCGCCCTGCTCATCCGAATCGGGGTCAGCCCGGACGTGGTCACCCTCGTCGGGACCGGTGGTGTGGTGGCCGGTGCGCTGATCTTCTACCCGCAGGGCGAGTTCTTCTGGGGCACGATCGTCATCACCCTGTTCGTCTTCTCCGACCTGGTCGACGGCAACATGGCGCGGCAGCTCGGCCGTTCCAGCCGCTGGGGCGCCTTCCTCGACTCCACTCTGGACCGGGTCGCCGACTCGGCGATCTTCGGCGGGCTGGCTCTCTGGTACGCGGGCCGCGGCGACAGCCTGACCCTCTGCGCCATCGCGATCTTCTGCCTCGCCAGCGGCCAGGTCGTCTCGTACACCAAGGCACGCGGCGAGGCCATCGGGCTGCCGGTGAACGTCAACGGCCTGGTGGAGCGCGCCGAGCGGCTCGTCGTCACGCTCGTCGCCTGCGGTTTCTCGGGACTGGCGAAATTCGGCGTGCCCGGCATCCATGTCCTGCTGCCGATCGCCCTGTGGATCGTCGCCATCGGCAGCACCGTCACCCTCGGCCAGCGCGTCGTGACGGTGCGGCGCGAGTCGGCCGAGGCCGACGCCATCGCTCAAGGGGGGAACGGCGCATGA
- a CDS encoding phosphatidylinositol mannoside acyltransferase gives MSRSPRSNRLIDTDRLADALYGLGWATVKKLPEGVAVRLGRQIADIAWKRRGKGVRRLESNLARVVPDASSQRLAELSRAGMRSYMRYWMESFRLPAWSEERVKAGFTPQDIHYLTDGLASGRGVVLALPHMGNYDLAGVWATTKLDIPFTTVAERLKPETLYDRFVAYREGLGMEVLPHTGGAAFGTLARRLRAGGLVCLVADRDLSASGIEVKFFGETTKMPAGPAILALQTGAMLLPVTLWYDDSPILRGRVHPEIEVPETGTRGEKAAVMTQQLADAFASGIADHPQDWHMLQRLWLADLEPRDETGSTETGPTA, from the coding sequence ATGAGCCGCAGTCCACGCAGCAACCGCCTGATCGACACCGACCGGCTCGCCGACGCGCTCTACGGGCTCGGCTGGGCCACCGTCAAGAAGCTGCCCGAAGGGGTCGCGGTACGCCTCGGCCGGCAGATCGCCGACATCGCCTGGAAGCGCCGGGGCAAGGGCGTCCGGCGCCTGGAGTCGAACCTCGCCCGGGTCGTCCCGGACGCCTCGTCGCAGCGCCTGGCCGAGCTGTCCCGGGCCGGGATGCGCTCGTACATGCGTTACTGGATGGAGTCCTTCCGGCTGCCGGCCTGGAGCGAGGAACGCGTCAAGGCCGGATTCACCCCCCAGGACATCCACTACCTCACCGACGGCCTGGCGAGCGGCCGCGGCGTCGTCCTCGCGCTGCCCCACATGGGCAACTACGACCTGGCGGGCGTCTGGGCCACCACCAAGCTCGACATCCCCTTCACCACCGTCGCCGAACGCCTCAAGCCGGAAACCCTCTACGACCGGTTCGTCGCCTACCGCGAGGGGCTGGGGATGGAGGTGCTGCCGCACACCGGCGGCGCGGCCTTCGGCACCCTCGCCCGCCGGCTGCGGGCCGGCGGACTGGTCTGCCTCGTCGCCGACCGCGATCTGTCCGCTTCGGGCATCGAGGTCAAGTTCTTCGGCGAGACGACGAAGATGCCCGCCGGACCGGCGATCCTCGCGCTGCAGACCGGGGCGATGCTGCTGCCCGTCACCCTCTGGTACGACGACAGCCCGATCCTGCGGGGCCGGGTCCACCCGGAGATCGAGGTCCCCGAGACCGGCACCCGCGGCGAGAAGGCCGCCGTGATGACCCAGCAGCTCGCCGACGCCTTCGCCTCCGGCATCGCCGACCACCCCCAGGACTGGCACATGCTCCAGCGCCTGTGGCTCGCCGACCTGGAACCGCGCGACGAGACCGGCAGCACGGAAACGGGGCCGACCGCATGA
- a CDS encoding glycosyltransferase family 4 protein: MRIGIVCPYAWDVPGGVQFHIRDLAEHLVRLGHEVSVLAPADDETPLPPYVVSAGRAVPVPYNGSVARLNFGFLSAARVRRWLQNGAFDVIHIHEPASPSLGLLSCWAAQGPIVATFHTSNPRSRAMIAAYPILQPALEKISARIAVSEYARRTLVEHLGGDAVVIPNGVDVDFFAQAEPNPAWQGKTIGFIGRIDEPRKGLPVLMKALPAILAEVPDARLLVAGRGDENEAVAALPADLRSRVEFLGMVTDEDKARLLRSVDLYVAPNTGGESFGIILVEAMSAGAPVLASDLDAFAQVLDQGEAGELFTNEDAHALADAAVRLLNHPRRLTELRQRGSKHVRRFDWSTVGADILAVYETVTAGAASVAADERVGLRARWGW, translated from the coding sequence ATGAGAATCGGCATCGTCTGCCCGTACGCGTGGGACGTCCCCGGCGGCGTCCAGTTCCACATCCGCGACCTGGCCGAACACCTCGTCCGGCTCGGCCACGAGGTCTCCGTCCTGGCTCCCGCCGACGACGAGACCCCCCTTCCCCCGTACGTCGTCTCCGCCGGCCGGGCCGTCCCCGTCCCCTACAACGGCTCCGTCGCCCGCCTCAACTTCGGCTTCCTCTCCGCCGCCCGGGTACGCCGCTGGCTCCAGAACGGCGCCTTCGACGTCATCCACATTCACGAACCGGCCTCGCCCTCCCTCGGCCTGCTCTCCTGCTGGGCGGCCCAGGGCCCCATCGTGGCGACCTTCCACACCTCCAACCCGCGCTCCCGCGCCATGATCGCCGCCTACCCGATCCTCCAGCCCGCCCTGGAGAAGATCAGCGCCCGCATCGCGGTCAGCGAGTACGCCCGCCGCACCCTCGTCGAACACCTCGGCGGCGACGCGGTGGTCATCCCCAACGGCGTCGACGTCGACTTCTTCGCCCAGGCCGAACCCAACCCGGCCTGGCAGGGAAAGACCATCGGCTTCATCGGCCGCATCGACGAACCCCGCAAGGGCCTGCCCGTCCTGATGAAGGCACTCCCCGCGATCCTCGCCGAGGTGCCCGACGCGCGCCTGCTGGTGGCCGGCCGCGGCGACGAGAACGAGGCCGTCGCCGCCCTCCCCGCCGACCTGCGCTCCCGCGTGGAATTCCTCGGCATGGTCACCGACGAGGACAAGGCCCGCCTGCTGCGCAGCGTCGACCTGTACGTCGCCCCCAACACGGGCGGCGAGTCCTTCGGCATCATCCTCGTCGAGGCCATGTCGGCCGGCGCGCCCGTCCTCGCCAGCGACCTGGACGCGTTCGCCCAGGTCCTGGACCAGGGCGAGGCCGGCGAACTGTTCACCAACGAGGACGCCCACGCCCTGGCCGACGCCGCGGTGCGCCTGCTGAACCACCCCCGACGCCTCACCGAACTGCGCCAACGCGGCAGCAAACACGTACGCCGCTTCGACTGGTCAACGGTGGGCGCCGACATCCTCGCGGTCTACGAGACGGTCACGGCCGGCGCGGCGTCCGTGGCGGCCGATGAGCGGGTGGGGCTGCGGGCGCGGTGGGGGTGGTAG
- the pdxS gene encoding pyridoxal 5'-phosphate synthase lyase subunit PdxS has product MSSTPTTPQHPETGTARVKRGMAEQLKGGVIMDVVTPEEAKIAEDAGAVAVMALERVPADIRKDGGVARMSDPDMIDGIINAVSIPVMAKSRIGHFVEAQVLQSLGVDYIDESEVLTPADEVNHSDKWAFTTPFVCGATNLGEALRRIAEGAAMIRSKGEAGTGNVVEAVRHLRQIKGEIAKLRGCDHNELYAAAKELRAPYELVKEVAELGKLPVVLFSAGGVATPADAALMRQLGAEGVFVGSGIFKSGDPAKRAAAIVKATTFYDDPKVIADASRNLGEAMVGINCDTLPEAERYANRGW; this is encoded by the coding sequence GTGTCCAGCACGCCCACCACGCCCCAGCACCCCGAGACCGGAACCGCGCGCGTCAAGCGCGGAATGGCCGAGCAGCTCAAGGGCGGCGTGATCATGGACGTCGTCACGCCGGAAGAGGCGAAGATCGCCGAGGACGCGGGCGCCGTCGCCGTCATGGCCCTGGAGCGGGTCCCGGCGGACATCCGCAAGGACGGCGGCGTGGCCCGCATGTCCGACCCCGACATGATCGACGGCATCATCAACGCCGTGTCCATCCCGGTGATGGCCAAGTCCCGTATCGGCCACTTCGTCGAGGCCCAGGTCCTGCAGTCGCTCGGCGTCGACTACATCGACGAGTCCGAGGTCCTCACCCCGGCCGACGAGGTCAACCACTCCGACAAGTGGGCCTTCACCACCCCCTTCGTCTGTGGTGCCACCAACCTGGGCGAGGCGCTGCGCCGGATCGCCGAGGGCGCGGCCATGATCCGCTCGAAGGGCGAGGCCGGCACCGGCAACGTCGTCGAGGCGGTCCGTCACCTGCGCCAGATCAAGGGCGAGATCGCCAAGCTGCGCGGCTGCGACCACAACGAGCTGTACGCCGCCGCCAAGGAGCTGCGCGCCCCGTACGAGCTGGTCAAGGAGGTCGCCGAGCTCGGCAAGCTGCCGGTCGTGCTGTTCTCCGCGGGCGGTGTCGCCACCCCGGCCGACGCCGCGCTGATGCGTCAGCTCGGCGCCGAGGGCGTCTTCGTCGGCTCCGGCATCTTCAAGTCCGGTGACCCGGCCAAGCGCGCCGCCGCGATCGTGAAGGCCACCACCTTCTACGACGACCCGAAGGTCATCGCGGATGCCTCGCGCAACCTCGGCGAGGCCATGGTCGGCATCAACTGCGACACCCTCCCCGAGGCCGAGCGCTACGCCAACCGCGGCTGGTAA
- the pdxT gene encoding pyridoxal 5'-phosphate synthase glutaminase subunit PdxT: MSNPTIGVLALQGDVREHLTALAEADALARPVRRPEELDGLDGLVVPGGESTTMSKLAVVFGMLEPLRAFVRAGKPVYGTCAGMIMVADKLLDAREDQETLGGIDMIVRRNAFGRQNESFEAAVEVAGIPGGPVEGVFIRAPWVESVGAEAEVLATYDGHAVAVRQGDVLATSFHPELTGDHRIHAFFVNMVRCAGGTSQR, translated from the coding sequence ATGAGCAACCCCACCATCGGTGTGCTGGCGCTCCAGGGCGACGTCCGCGAGCACCTCACGGCGCTCGCCGAGGCGGACGCCCTGGCCCGGCCGGTACGCCGTCCCGAGGAGCTGGACGGGCTCGACGGCCTGGTCGTTCCGGGCGGCGAGTCCACCACCATGTCCAAGCTGGCGGTCGTCTTCGGCATGCTGGAGCCGCTGCGCGCCTTCGTCCGGGCGGGCAAGCCGGTCTACGGCACCTGCGCCGGCATGATCATGGTCGCGGACAAGCTGCTGGACGCCCGGGAGGACCAGGAGACGCTCGGCGGCATCGACATGATCGTGCGCCGGAACGCCTTCGGGCGGCAGAACGAATCGTTCGAGGCGGCCGTCGAGGTCGCGGGCATCCCGGGCGGACCGGTCGAGGGCGTCTTCATCCGGGCGCCGTGGGTCGAGTCGGTCGGCGCGGAGGCGGAGGTCCTGGCCACGTACGACGGGCACGCGGTGGCCGTCCGGCAAGGTGACGTCCTCGCCACGTCTTTCCACCCGGAGCTGACCGGCGACCACCGGATCCACGCCTTCTTCGTCAATATGGTGCGGTGCGCTGGGGGTACCTCCCAGCGGTAG
- a CDS encoding YebC/PmpR family DNA-binding transcriptional regulator: MSGHSKWATTKHKKAVIDAKRGKLFAKLIKNIEVAARMGGADPDGNPTLYDAIQKAKKSSVPNKNIDSAVKRGAGLEAGGADYETIMYEGYGPNGVAVLVECLTDNRNRAASDVRVAMTRNGGSMADPGSVAYLFNRKGVVIVPKGELTEDDVLGAVLDAGAEEVNDLGESFEVLSEATDLVAVRTALQEAGIDYDSADANFVPTMQVELEEEGARKIFKLIDALEDSDDVQNVFANFDVPDSVMAKVDA; this comes from the coding sequence ATGTCCGGCCACTCTAAATGGGCTACGACGAAGCACAAGAAGGCCGTGATCGATGCCAAGCGCGGCAAGCTCTTCGCGAAGCTGATCAAGAACATCGAGGTCGCGGCCCGTATGGGCGGCGCCGACCCGGACGGTAACCCGACCCTCTACGACGCCATTCAGAAGGCGAAGAAGAGCTCGGTTCCGAACAAGAACATCGACTCGGCGGTCAAGCGCGGTGCGGGCCTGGAGGCCGGTGGCGCCGACTACGAGACCATCATGTACGAGGGGTACGGCCCCAACGGTGTCGCGGTGCTCGTCGAGTGCCTCACCGACAACCGCAACCGTGCCGCCTCGGACGTGCGTGTCGCGATGACCCGCAACGGCGGTTCGATGGCCGACCCGGGCTCGGTGGCGTATCTGTTCAACCGCAAGGGCGTGGTGATCGTCCCGAAGGGCGAGCTGACCGAGGACGACGTCCTGGGCGCGGTCCTGGACGCGGGCGCCGAGGAAGTCAACGACCTCGGTGAGTCCTTCGAGGTGCTCAGCGAGGCCACCGACCTGGTCGCGGTCCGCACCGCCCTCCAGGAGGCCGGTATCGACTACGACTCGGCCGATGCCAACTTCGTCCCGACCATGCAGGTCGAGTTGGAGGAAGAGGGCGCGCGCAAGATCTTCAAGCTGATCGACGCGCTGGAGGACAGCGACGACG